GTCGACAAAACGGTATGGCAGCTGATCGCCCAATTGCTTGACGTCGGACAAACCACGTCCCATCAAGCGCTTGACCGACAGCACAGTGTTCAGAGGATCGGTAGCGGCAGCCAGTTTGGCCGATTCGCCGACCTCGACGCGATCGGCGTGATAGCGCACGGCAGACGGCAGGATAACCCGCCCTTGCGCATCGGCCAGAGGCTCGGAAAGACCACTGCGCAATGCAGCGACCAGCGAATTGGTAGTGCCCAAGTCGATCCCCACAGCCAGACGACGCTGGTGCGGTTGAGGACTTTGGCCGGGTTCGGCGATCTGCAGTAGGGCCATCGTGATCAGGACTTATCTGTATATCAGGCGTGCGACCGGAGCGGCACTGGGTTAATCGTCGAGGCGCTCTTCTAACTGGCGCACTTCGTAGGTGAGCTTGTCGAGGAACTGCATGCGCCGCATCAGGCGTTCGGCCCGTTCGCGTTGCGCCGCATCATTCCAGCAAGCTGCGAAGCTTTGGTTCAGTTCATCCTGAGCTGCCTTGAGGCGGCGCTTGAACGTGGCAATACCCGCCATGTCGGCGCTGTCCTGCAGATCCTCGAGCTCTTCACGCAACTCCATCTGCTGCAGAAGAAACTCCGGATCATGCACCGTGACCTCCAGCGGCAACTCGCCACCACTCAATGCGAGCAAGTATCGCGCGCGCTTGGGGGGGCTTTTGAGCGTCTGGTAGGCCTCGTTGAGGCTCGCGGATTGCTCGAGCGCCAGCCGCTGCTCACGCTCGGAAGCGTCGGCAAAGCGGTCCGGATGAACGCCGCGCGCCAACTCACGGTAGCGCGTAGCCAGCTGATCGAGGTCCAGATTGAAACTCGGTTGCAGCTCAAATAAAGCGAAATGACAAGGAGTACCCACGAGCAGCCTCAGATATTGAAGCTTTCGCCGCAGCCACACTCACCGCGTACGTTGGGGTTGTTGAACTTGAAGCCTTCGTTCAACCCTTCCTTGACGAAATCAAGCTCGGTGCCGTCCAGGTAGGCCAGGCTTTTCGGGTCGATGATCACTTTCTCGCCGTGACTTTCGAACACCTGATCGTCCGCGCCCACCTCGTCGACAAACTCCAGCACATAGGCAAGGCCGGAACAGCCCGTGGTGCGAACACCCAGACGAATCCCATCACCCTTGCCGCGCCCGTTGAGGGAGCGTCGCACGTGTTGAGCAGCCGCTTCTGTCATGCTGATAGCCATCGGTGACTCCTTACTCGTCGCCAAATCTTGAAAGTCAGATCAAGCCTTTCTTCTGCTTGTAGTCGCGAACGGCCGCCTTGATAGCGTCTTCAGCGAGTACGGAGCAGTGAATTTTCACTGGCGGCAGGGCCAGTTCTTCGGCCAGTTGAGTGTTCTTGATGGTCTCTGCTTCATCCAGAGTCTTGCCTTTCATCCACTCGGTCGCCAGGGAGCTGGAGGCGATTGCCGAACCGCAACCGTAAGTCTTGAACTTGGCGTCTTCGATGATGCCTTGTTCGTTGACCTTGATCTGCAGACGCATCACGTCACCGCACGCCGGAGCGCCGACCATGCCGGTGCCGACATCAGGATCTTCTGCATCCATCTTGCCGACGTTGCGCGGGTTCTCGTAGTGGTCGATGACCTTTTCGCTGTAAGCCATGATTCTTAATCCTCACTCATCAGGAGTCGCTCTTGAAGCCCTGCCAATCGTGGATTCGCAGGGCCCGGTTGCGGCGACTTGAATATCAGTGTGCCGCCCACTCGATTTTCGAAATGTCGACGCCGTCTTTGTACATGTCCCACAGCGGCGACAGAGTGCGCAGCTTGGTGACGGCCTCGCAGACTTTCTGCGCGGCGTAGTCGATTTCTTCTTCGGTGGTGAAACGGCCGAAGGTGAAGCGAATCGAGCTGTGTGCCAGTTCGTCGTTGCGGCCCAGGGCGCGCAGCACGTACGAAGGCTCAAGCGATGCCGAGGTGCAGGCCGAACCCGACGAAACCGCCAGATCCTTGAGCGCCATGATCAGCGACTCGCCTTCGACGTAGTTGAAGCTCAGGTTCAGGTTGTGCGGTACGCGGGCGGTCATGCTGCCGTTGACGTACAACTCTTCCAGGCCTTCAACCTGTTTGAAGAAACGGTCGCTCAGCGCTTTGATGCGTGCATTCTCGGCAGCCATGTCTTCCTTGGCCACACGGAACGCTTCGCCCATGCCGACGATCTGGTGAGTCGCCAGGGTGCCGGAACGCATGCCACGCTCATGACCGCCGCCGTGCATGGTCGCTTCGATGCGCACACGCGGCTTGCGGCTGACGTACAGCGCGCCGATGCCTTTTGGGCCATAGGTTTTGTGGGCAGAGAACGACATCAGGTCAACTTTCAGTTTCGACAGGTCGATCTCGACCTTGCCGGTGGACTGAGCAGCATCGACGTGGAACAGAATACCCCGGGAGCGGGTCAGCTCACCGATGGCAGCGATGTCGTTGATGGTGCCGATTTCGTTGTTCACGTGCATGACCGATACCAGAATGGTGTCGTCACGCAGGGCAGCTTCGACCATTTCCGGAGTGACCAGGCCATCTTCACGAGGATCGAGGTAGGTCACTTCGAAACCTTCACGCTCCAGTTGGCGCATGGTGTCGAGGACAGCCTTGTGCTCAATCTTGGTGGTGATCAGGTGCTTGCCTTTGGTGGAGTAGAAATGCGCCGCCCCCTTGATTGCCAGGTTGTCGGACTCGGTGGCACCGGAGGTCCAGACGATTTCACGCGGGTCGGCGTTAACCAGATCAGCGACCTGACGACGAGCGTTCTCGACGGACTCTTCGGCTTTCCAGCCGAACACGTGGGAACGGGACGCCGGGTTACCGAAGTTTCCGTCGACCAGCAGGCATTCACTCATCTTTTGCGCGACACGCGGATCAACCGGGGTGGTCGCAGAGTAATCAAGGTAAATCGGCAATTTCATGGACTATCTCCTAAATCAGGCTGGCTGGCGTGCCGCTAGCTCTTTGGCTGTCATTCGACGGCGGACGCTTCAATCTTGTCCAGGCGTGGCGCCTTGCTGTTGCAACGACGCTGGTCCTGACGCTGGGCTACTTCTTGCACCTCACGGCGAGTTACAAGGTCAGCCAAGCTGATACCGCTCAGAAATTCGTGAATCTGCAGGCTAAGATCGCACCACAAATGGTGAGTCAGACAGGTGTCGCCGGAATGGCAATCGCCCTGGCCCTGGCACTTGGTTGCATCGACCGATTCGTTGACCGCATCGATTACCTGGGCGACCTGGATGCCCTGCATGTCGCGGGACAATTGGTAGCCACCGCCCGGACCGCGAACACTGGACACCAGATTGCTACGGCGCAATTTGGCGAAAAGCTGCTCGAGGTAGGACAGGGAGATGCCTTGGCGCTCGGAGATATCGGCCAGGGACACCGGCCCGTGCTGCGCGTGTAACGCCAGGTCAAGCATGGCGGTCACGGCGTATCGGCCTTTTGTAGTCAGTCGCATGGACAATTACCACGGAGTTCGGAATGGGGCGAGTATGCAATTCCCGAGTATTTAAGTCAACTATAAGACCTAGCGTATTACTCAGGTTTACCCGCAAAAGAGCGCGCGCATCATAGCAGGGTCTGCGGTGCAATGGCACACCAACCAGCGCGGTGCAAATGCCTGAATGCGACCCTGCCGTGAATCAGCTGGCCCTGCTTTCGTCCTTGCCCTTCACACAGGCAAAGTCTTCTTCACGCAGTTCAGGCAGATCCTTGGCACAGTAATTACTGCCCAGATCCTTCAGCGCTCCACACATACCCTCCAGACGCCCATCGACCGCCTGCAAGTGATCGAGCAACTGACCAATCGCCCGGGCCACCGGGTCCGGCATGTCTTCGCCGACACCGTAGGCATCGAAGCCGATCTTCTCGGCCATGGCCTTGCGCTTGGCATCCTGCTCATCGTCGGACTTGACGATAATCCGCCCCGGAATCCCCACCACCGTCGCACCCGGCGGAACTGCCTTGGTGACCACGGCATTGGAACCCACCTTGGCCCCGGCACCGACAGTGAATGGGCCGAGCACCTTGGCGCCCGCGCCAACCACCACGCCGTCTTCCAGGGTCGGGTGACGCTTGCCCTTGTTCCAGCTGGTGCCACCAAGGGTCACGCCCTGATAAAGGGTGACATCGTTGCCGATCTCGGCAGTCTCACCAATAACGATGCCCATGCCATGATCGATAAAGAAGCGACGACCGACCTTGGCCCCCGGATGAATCTCGATCCCGGTCAACCAGCGACCGAAGTTCGACACCAGCCGCGCCAGCCATTTCAGCTCTGTGCGCCACAGGAGCGATGACAGGCGATGGATCCAGATGGCATGCATGCCCGGATAGCAGGTCAGGACCTCAAAAGCATTACGCGCCGCCGGGTCACGATGAAAAACACTTTGGATATCTTCACGCAAACGCTCGAACATCATTAATCCTTCCGCTTTAGAAGCTCGCCACGGGCCGCCTTCTGGGTTTCCGTGAGGATGCCACGCAATATATTCATTTCCGCTCGGCTGACCGAGCTGCGTCCGTACAACCGGCGCAGGCGCGCCATCAAGTGCCGTGGCTTTTCCGGATCGAGGAATTCGATGGCCACCAGGGTTTGCTCCAGATGCTCATAGAATCGCTCCAGCTCATCCATGGTCGCCAGCTCACCACTCTTGGTGGACGCCACTTCCTCCTTCTCGACCTTGCTCGGCTGACCTTGGGCCGCCAGCCAGGACATGCGCACTTCATAGCTCAACACCTGCACCGCCGCCCCGAGGTTCAGCGAACTGAACTCGGGGTCTGATGGAATGTGCACGTGATAATGACATCGCTGCAGCTCTTCGTTGGTCAGGCCGGAATCTTCACGACCGAACACCAATGCGATCTCGGCACCCTGCCCCGCCTCCTCGACCACCCTTGCACCGCACTCACGGGGATCGAGCAACGGCCAGGGAATGCGACGATCACGAGCACTGGTACCCAGCACCAGATTGCAGCCGACCAAGGCATCTTCCAAGGTGGCGACGACTTGCGCGTTTTCAAGGATGTCCCCGGCGCCGGACGCACGCGCATCGGCCTCGTGGTGCGGGAACAACCGCGGCTCGACCAGCACCAGTCGCGACAGGCCCATGTTCTTCATGGCACGCGCAGCACCGCCGATATTTCCGGGATGACTGGTATTGACCAGGACGACACGAATGTTTTGCAGCAAGGGAGGCGCTCTCGAACATTGAATGGGGGAGCCGAATCTTACAGCTCCTCCTACCGTTAAGCCATGAAAGCGAACGTCGACCTTCTCCTGTAGAAACTTTCTGATAGAATGCCCGGCTTTCTTTAACAACCTTAGGTGACACATCCATGCAGCCCATGCTGAATATCGCGCTGCGCGCCGCCCGCAGCGCCAGTGAATTGATCTTCCGCTCCATCGAGCGCCTGGATACCATCAAGGTCGACGAAAAAGACGCCAAGGATTATGTATCCGAGGTGGATCGCGCCGCCGAACAGAAAATCATCGACGCACTGCGCAAGGCCTACCCGAATCACTCGATCATGGGTGAAGAAACCGGCCTGCACGCCGGCACCGGCATCGAAGGCGAAGAATACCTGTGGATCATCGACCCACTGGACGGCACCACCAACTTCCTGCGCGGCATTCCTCACTTCGCTGTCAGCATCGCCTGCAAATACCGCGGCCGCCTGGAACACGCTGTTGTTCTGGACCCGGTTCGCCAGGAAGAATTCACCGCCAGCCGTGGTCGCGGCGCTCAACTGAACGGTCGTCGCCTGCGCGTTAGCGGCCGTACCAGCCTGGACGGCGCCCTGCTGGGTACCGGCTTCCCGTTCCGTGACGACCAGATGGACAACCTCGACAACTACCTGAGCATGTTCCGCGCCCTGGTTGGCCAGACCGCCGGCATCCGCCGCGCCGGCTCGGCAAGCCTCGACCTGGCCTACGTGGCCGCCGGCCGCTTCGACGCCTTCTGGGAGTCAGGCCTGTCCGAGTGGGATATGGCTGCAGGCGCCCTGTTGATCCAGGAAGCCGGTGGCTTGGTGAGCGACTTCACCGGCGGTCACGACTTCCTGGAGAAAGGTCACGTCGTCGCCGGCAACACCAAGTGCTTCAAGGCAGTACTGACAGCGATCCAGCCACACCTGCCAGCTTCGCTGAAGCGCTAAGCACCCAAGCCCAAAAAGCCGCAACACTTAAAGCAAACGCCCCGACTGGTTCAGGGCGTTTTCTTTTGTGCGACTAATACGACCAAGTTAAGCCGTAACGCAATCCGTAGCAGCTGGCGAAGCCTGCGCTCGGACGCAGCAGTCGCATAATCAGAGATTACGGCACGCCAGACAGACCGCATTAGCCGGATTCACGACTGCTTCGCAGCCGGACGCAGCCTCGCTGGAGCTCGACAGCTGCTACAGCCAGACGCAGCCTTCGGCAGCAGCTACAGAAAGAGCGCCGCAGTTTTTTATATATGCAGCCATAACGAAAAATGCCCCGCATCTTTCGATACGAGGCATTTTCTTGAAAAGCCAACCTGAGCAGGCCGGCCTTTCGGCATCGGAAGCTGGACTTAAGCCAGTTTTTCCTTGATGCGAGCTGCTTTACCGGACAGGTCACGCAGGTAGTACAGCTTGGCCTTACGTACATCACCGCGACGCTTGACAGCCATGCTGTCGATTTGCGGGCTGTAGGTCTGGAAAGTACGCTCTACACCAACACCGTTGGAGATTTTACGAACGGTGAAAGCACTGTTTACGCCGCGGTTACGCTTGGCGATAACTACGCCTTCGAACGCTTGCAGACGCGAACGATCGCCTTCCTTCACTTTCACCTGAACGACAATGGTGTCGCCCGGGGCAAAGGTAGGGATCTCTTTAGTCATCTGCTCTGCTTCGAGTGCAAGGATGATTTTGTTAGTCATGCTGTGCTCCTAAGGTAAATCGTCGGATCTACCATCGATACGTTGTTAACTATCGTCCCGCT
The Pseudomonas sp. GR 6-02 genome window above contains:
- the iscA gene encoding iron-sulfur cluster assembly protein IscA; this encodes MAISMTEAAAQHVRRSLNGRGKGDGIRLGVRTTGCSGLAYVLEFVDEVGADDQVFESHGEKVIIDPKSLAYLDGTELDFVKEGLNEGFKFNNPNVRGECGCGESFNI
- a CDS encoding IscS subfamily cysteine desulfurase — translated: MKLPIYLDYSATTPVDPRVAQKMSECLLVDGNFGNPASRSHVFGWKAEESVENARRQVADLVNADPREIVWTSGATESDNLAIKGAAHFYSTKGKHLITTKIEHKAVLDTMRQLEREGFEVTYLDPREDGLVTPEMVEAALRDDTILVSVMHVNNEIGTINDIAAIGELTRSRGILFHVDAAQSTGKVEIDLSKLKVDLMSFSAHKTYGPKGIGALYVSRKPRVRIEATMHGGGHERGMRSGTLATHQIVGMGEAFRVAKEDMAAENARIKALSDRFFKQVEGLEELYVNGSMTARVPHNLNLSFNYVEGESLIMALKDLAVSSGSACTSASLEPSYVLRALGRNDELAHSSIRFTFGRFTTEEEIDYAAQKVCEAVTKLRTLSPLWDMYKDGVDISKIEWAAH
- the iscU gene encoding Fe-S cluster assembly scaffold IscU; amino-acid sequence: MAYSEKVIDHYENPRNVGKMDAEDPDVGTGMVGAPACGDVMRLQIKVNEQGIIEDAKFKTYGCGSAIASSSLATEWMKGKTLDEAETIKNTQLAEELALPPVKIHCSVLAEDAIKAAVRDYKQKKGLI
- the rplS gene encoding 50S ribosomal protein L19 — encoded protein: MTNKIILALEAEQMTKEIPTFAPGDTIVVQVKVKEGDRSRLQAFEGVVIAKRNRGVNSAFTVRKISNGVGVERTFQTYSPQIDSMAVKRRGDVRKAKLYYLRDLSGKAARIKEKLA
- the hscB gene encoding co-chaperone HscB, which translates into the protein MGTPCHFALFELQPSFNLDLDQLATRYRELARGVHPDRFADASEREQRLALEQSASLNEAYQTLKSPPKRARYLLALSGGELPLEVTVHDPEFLLQQMELREELEDLQDSADMAGIATFKRRLKAAQDELNQSFAACWNDAAQRERAERLMRRMQFLDKLTYEVRQLEERLDD
- the cysE gene encoding serine O-acetyltransferase, whose amino-acid sequence is MFERLREDIQSVFHRDPAARNAFEVLTCYPGMHAIWIHRLSSLLWRTELKWLARLVSNFGRWLTGIEIHPGAKVGRRFFIDHGMGIVIGETAEIGNDVTLYQGVTLGGTSWNKGKRHPTLEDGVVVGAGAKVLGPFTVGAGAKVGSNAVVTKAVPPGATVVGIPGRIIVKSDDEQDAKRKAMAEKIGFDAYGVGEDMPDPVARAIGQLLDHLQAVDGRLEGMCGALKDLGSNYCAKDLPELREEDFACVKGKDESRAS
- the suhB gene encoding type III secretion system regulator SuhB — translated: MQPMLNIALRAARSASELIFRSIERLDTIKVDEKDAKDYVSEVDRAAEQKIIDALRKAYPNHSIMGEETGLHAGTGIEGEEYLWIIDPLDGTTNFLRGIPHFAVSIACKYRGRLEHAVVLDPVRQEEFTASRGRGAQLNGRRLRVSGRTSLDGALLGTGFPFRDDQMDNLDNYLSMFRALVGQTAGIRRAGSASLDLAYVAAGRFDAFWESGLSEWDMAAGALLIQEAGGLVSDFTGGHDFLEKGHVVAGNTKCFKAVLTAIQPHLPASLKR
- the iscR gene encoding Fe-S cluster assembly transcriptional regulator IscR; translated protein: MRLTTKGRYAVTAMLDLALHAQHGPVSLADISERQGISLSYLEQLFAKLRRSNLVSSVRGPGGGYQLSRDMQGIQVAQVIDAVNESVDATKCQGQGDCHSGDTCLTHHLWCDLSLQIHEFLSGISLADLVTRREVQEVAQRQDQRRCNSKAPRLDKIEASAVE
- the trmJ gene encoding tRNA (cytosine(32)/uridine(32)-2'-O)-methyltransferase TrmJ, whose translation is MLQNIRVVLVNTSHPGNIGGAARAMKNMGLSRLVLVEPRLFPHHEADARASGAGDILENAQVVATLEDALVGCNLVLGTSARDRRIPWPLLDPRECGARVVEEAGQGAEIALVFGREDSGLTNEELQRCHYHVHIPSDPEFSSLNLGAAVQVLSYEVRMSWLAAQGQPSKVEKEEVASTKSGELATMDELERFYEHLEQTLVAIEFLDPEKPRHLMARLRRLYGRSSVSRAEMNILRGILTETQKAARGELLKRKD